One Amaranthus tricolor cultivar Red isolate AtriRed21 chromosome 1, ASM2621246v1, whole genome shotgun sequence DNA window includes the following coding sequences:
- the LOC130797043 gene encoding uncharacterized protein LOC130797043: MENYPSYSYPDSGDSSPRSREIDFENPPPSWDEQSQQNPPQLSNQKVKVMVSYGGKIQPRSHDNLLSYVGGETKILAVDRNIKFSSFYAKLSSILYSDSNDSVSSFSFKYQLPGEDLDALISVTNDDDLENMMHEYDRLCRGSSKPARLRVFLFPVQKSSSFGSSASDKIERESDRFVDALNSASSLPPPQQQVSNNVDFLFGLEKPPVQIPISVPVQVQHEPDPQIDARIQELNRIQIRQKGDENPNMFTGPPANMPVPVQVPQGYWQPAPPVPHQQVQVHPEQQPPPPPPQNIPPQQNYQQFNQQNHQQQQQLPPPQQQQVYMVHAPPVQGVFHAPMMRPVSSQPGQAVGGGYYQMQQRVVPDQQVYREHPQQQQQQQPMYGVGPGKMGGYSDGMGVPVRAVASENAAYAQVAYDSGNGRQVFYPAQGGGVTAPFPGVTVSGSGEMRTVAAAESKIVQKVIGPNSSV; the protein is encoded by the coding sequence ATGGAGAATTATCCTTCATATTCGTACCCAGATTCCGGCGACTCCTCTCCTCGTTCTCGCGAAATCGATTTCGAAAATCCACCACCATCATGGGACGAACAATCACAGCAAAATCCACCGCAATTATCAAACCAGAAAGTCAAAGTTATGGTTAGTTATGGCGGCAAAATTCAACCTCGTTCTCATGATAATCTCCTCTCTTACGTCGGTGGTGAGACTAAAATACTCGCCGTTGATCGGAATATCAAATTTTCGAGTTTCTATGCGAAACTTTCTAGTATTTTGTATTCTGATTCGAATGATTCTGTTTCCAGTTTTAGTTTCAAGTATCAACTTCCCGGTGAGGATTTGGATGCTTTGATTTCGGTTACTAATGACGATGATTTGGAGAATATGATGCATGAATATGACCGCCTTTGTCGCGGTTCTTCTAAACCGGCTAGGCTTCGTGTTTTTTTATTTCCGGTTCAGAAATCCAGTTCTTTTGGATCTAGCGCATCGGATAAAATTGAGCGTGAGTCGGACCGGTTTGTTGACGCGCTTAACTCTGCTTCATCACTTCCACCTCCTCAACAGCAGGTCAGTAATAATGTTGACTTTTTATTCGGTTTAGAAAAACCTCCGGTACAAATTCCGATTTCAGTGCCGGTTCAAGTCCAGCATGAACCGGATCCGCAAATTGATGCTCGGATTCAAGAATTAAACCGGATACAGATTCGGCAAAAAGGTGACGAAAATCCAAACATGTTTACCGGACCTCCGGCGAACATGCCGGTGCCCGTACAAGTTCCGCAAGGTTACTGGCAGCCTGCTCCACCGGTGCCGCATCAGCAAGTACAAGTGCATCCTGAACAACAACCACCGCCACCACCGCCGCAAAATATTCCACCTCAACAGAATTATCAGCAATTTAATCAACAAAATCACCAACAGCAACAACAATTACCGCCACCACAGCAACAGCAGGTTTACATGGTACACGCGCCTCCGGTACAAGGTGTATTCCACGCACCTATGATGAGACCAGTTTCTAGCCAACCGGGTCAAGCAGTCGGGGGTGGATACTACCAGATGCAACAACGGGTTGTACCTGATCAGCAAGTTTATCGCGAACACCCGCAGCAACAGCAACAGCAGCAGCCTATGTACGGAGTGGGGCCGGGGAAGATGGGAGGTTATTCAGATGGAATGGGGGTACCAGTTCGGGCAGTCGCAAGTGAGAATGCTGCGTATGCACAAGTGGCGTATGATAGTGGAAATGGGAGACAAGTTTTCTATCCTGCACAGGGTGGAGGAGTTACGGCGCCGTTTCCGGGAGTGACGGTTAGTGGAAGCGGTGAGATGAGAACTGTTGCTGCAGCTGAGAGTAAGATTGTTCAGAAAGTTATTGGGCCTAATTCTAGTgtgtga